The DNA region TACCGAGTAGAACGTTTTATTCATACCGCTCTCGAAGCGGACATCGTCAAAAATGAAAAACTCGGATTCCGGCGCAAAGAAGGCTGCGGTTCCGACGCCGCTTTGCTTCAGGTATTCCTCGGCCCGTACGGCCACACTGCGCGGATCTCGTTCGTAACGCTCGCCGTCCGGCGTATAGATATCGCAAAACACGTTCAACGTCGGATGCGCTGTAAACGGATCTACGAATACGGAGCCGTGGTCCGGCATCATAACCATATCGGATTCTTCGATACCGCGGAAGCCGGGGATCGAAGATCCGTCGAAAGCAACGCCGTTTTTGAAAGTATCTTCATCCACTTCTTTGGCAGGAAGTGTGATATGATGCGCGCGTCCCGACAAATCAACAAAACGAAAGTCTACCCATTCGATTTGCTTTTCTTTGATTGTTTTTAAAACGAACTCTGCTGACATTACGCTTTCCTCCCCAAATCACGAACATTAAATCTCGTTAATGCGATTAACGTTCATCCTTTTGTTTTATTCTGTGGTTCATTATAGGTCTATTGGGGCCGCTCGTCAATACTTATGTAAGGTATTTTTATATCTCATGTAAGGTATTATTACAACAAGTACAAATTATCCGACAAAAAGTATAAAAACCCCTTCGCTGGCGTGGCGAAAGGGCTGCCCATTATTGGCAAATACTCCAAAACATTTGTAACTTACAGCTGAAGCGCAGCCTTCGGGGTATCAAACCGTTTGCCGACAAGCGGAGCCAGCTTCTCCAAATCTTGCAGCAGGGCCGCAAACTGGTCGGGGAACAACGACTGAACGCCGTCGCCCGTCATCGAATTGTCGGGATCGGTGTGCATCTCGATAATCAGGCCGTCCGCTCCGGCCGCCACGGAAGCTTTGGTCATCGGCTCGACCAGCTCGCGCCGCCCCGTCCCATGGCTCGGATCGGAGATAACCGGCAGGTGGCTAAGGCTTTGCAGCACCGGAATCGCCGACAAATCGAGCGTATTGCGCGTATACGTTTCAAATGTACGGATGCCGCGCTCGCACAACATAACGTTCGGGTTGCCGCCGGCAAGGATGTACTCGGCCGCGTTCAGGAACTCGTCATAGGTCGCGCTGAACCCGCGCTTCAGCAGCACCGGCTTGTTGCATGTGCCGAGCTTGCGCAGCAGGTCAAAGTTTTGCATATTGCGCGTCCCCACCTGCAAAATATCGGCGTATTCCGCGCAGACGTCGACGTATTCCGGCGTCATGACCTCCGTGATCGTCAGCAGGCCGTGTTTTTTGCCCGCCTCGGCCATCATGACGAGGCCTTCCACGCCGATGCCCTGGAAGCTGTACGGGCCCGTACGCGGCTTAAATGCGCCCCCGCGCAGCACCTGGCCGCCGGCCGCTTTGACGAGCCGGGCGATTTCGTCGATCTGCTCGGGAGATTCCACCGCGCAAGGACCGCCCATCACGACCAGCTCCCCACCGCCGATGGTTACGTCGCCGATGCGGATGACCGTGTTTTCCGGATGGAAATCGCGGCTCGCCAATTTGTATGATTTTGAAATTTTAATGACATTTTCAACATCCTTCATCTGACGGAGATGCTCGGCCAGCTTCGGTTCAATCGTCCCGATCAGGCCGATCACCGTATGGTCCTTTCCGCGCGATACATGGGCCTGCAGCCCTTCCTTTTCAATCACGGCGACAATTTCCTGGATACGCTCTTCCGGCGTCTGTTTCGAGGTAATTACGATCATCTTCATACATCCTTTCATGATTAAGGGGGTAGTACAAAAAGTCATCTTTTGATCACGCCCTATAATGGCAGGGGCCTGGCGTGAGTACGACAATGATAATTAAGAAGAATAAATTTGCTCTTTCGCTTAAACGCTTGTTCGCTTTTAAGCTTTTATCCATTAAAGCAACTATAGCCGATTATCTCCCATCCGTCAAGCCTAAAGGTAACTTATAGATTTATTCGCGAAATGCAAAAGTACAGCGTATTTCCGACTCTCCTGCCGAATAATCCCAAAACAGATGTACTTTCGGGTTTTGCATTTCAATCGCTCTACCGTCCATATTCCTATTATATTAAACCAAACCTTGGCGTAAAAAAATAGAAGGCGCGGAGATTCTCTCTCCAGCCTTCTATCATACACCGCTAGATTAACTTATCTGCCCACAAATTCCTGTGCCCAGTAGCCGTTGTAGTATCCGACCCCGATCAGGTTGTAGTTGGCGTTCAAAATGTTGGCGCGGTGGCCTTCGCTGTTCATCCAGGCGTTGACGACCTCTTGCGGCGTTTTTTGCCCCATAGCGATGTTCTCGCCGGCATAGCTGTACTTGATGCCAAACTTCGTCATCATGTCAAATGGCGAGCCGTAAGTTGGCGAGGTGTGGCTGAAGTAGTTGTTTTGGCTCATATCCTTCGCCTTGGCCAAAGCCATGTTGTTCAGCGCGGAGTCGCCGGTGAGCGCCTTAAGGCCCTGTTTCGCCCGCTCCTGGTTTACCAATTTGATAACCTGGGTAGCAAACTGCGATTTGTCCGCCGTCGTTCCTGCGCCCTGCTGAGCCGAAGAACCGGAGTTACCGGTAGTTCCTTTTTGACCGGTTCCGCTTTGTGTATTTCCGGATTGCTTATTTCCGGATTGCGTATTGCCCTGGGGAGTTCCGGTTTGCGTTTTTCCTGCGTTCGATCCGCTGTTTGGATAACCTGTTACCGGCTGGGAACCAAAAAATAAATACCAAGGAATCGTATAATAGCTTGTCCAAGAATTATCAGAGGAATTATCCACATTCACTGTATAAGTTTTATAAGTCGTATTAGTCCGGTAAGTCGTCGTATCCGATGCCGATGCCGCCGAAGCCGTAGCCGGAACGATCAGAGCTGCGGCTACGAGCGCCGTAATGCCGCCGGATACCAACCGCTTCATTCTATTCGATTTCATGCTGTCATCTCCTTAGTAGTTTTTCGGTTACAATTTTGTAACCAATCTACTAGGAGTATAACATGAGATTTGCGGGGTTGTGACCCCGCAAATGTTGGAAATCGAAACGCTATTCCTCCCTGCTGCGGGCGGCGGCTTTTACCGGAGGCAGCAGCTTTTTCATGTTCACCGTACGGACGATGTCCCAGGTAGCCGGATTTTCCGGATCATATTGCTCCAAATAATGAATGACTTCCTTCGTAATCGGCGTAGGCGTCGAAGCGCCCGCCGTGACCGCTACCTTCCGGACACCTTGCAGCCACTCCCGCTTGATCTCCGTGACATCGGCGATCCGGTACGCCTTCACCCCGGCGATCTCCTCGGACACTTGCGCGAGCCGGTTGGAGTTGTTGCTGCGCGGATCGCCGACGACGATGACCAGGTCCGCCTGCCCCGCCTGTTCGGCGACAGCTTCCTGGCGCACCTGCGTCGCCAGGCAGATCTCGTTGTGCACTTCCGCTCCCGGGAACTTCTCCAGCAGCTTTTTCATGATATGCTTGATATCCCACTGGCTCATCGTCGTCTGATTCGTAATGACGATCTTGTCCGCAGCGACCTGCAAACCTTCGATCTCTTCCTCTTTCTCAATCAGATGGACATGCTCCGGAGCTACGCCGACCGCGCCTTCCGGCTCGGGATGGCCTTTTTTGCCGATGTAGATAACCTCGTATCCGTCCGCCACTTTTTCCTCGATCAGCACATGCGTTTTCGTCACATCCGGACAGGTGGCGTCAACGGTCGTAAGCCCTTTGTCCCGGGCTAATTTCCGGACCTCCGGGGACACCCCGTGGGCGGTAAAAATAACCGTCCCACTCTCCACTTGCTCGAGAATCTCCATCCGATTAGGCCCATCCAGCGTAATAATGCCTTCGTCTTCAAACGACTGCGTGACATGGCTGTTGTGCACAATCATGCCCAATATATAAATCGGCCGCGGCAGATCCAGATTTTTAGCCGCCTGTCTGGCCAGCACCATTGCATCGACAACGCCGTAACAGTAGCCGCGCGGCGAAATTTTGATCACTTCCATGACTTTATCCCTGCTTTCTGGCACCCATATTTCCTGACGGAGGGAAGCAACTCTATTATAGCGTGTTCAAAAGTCCGGTTTTCAGCACCGAAAGACCCTGCTGAATTCAAGATTCGATGCCGAGTTTCTTCTTGATTCACTTCGTGATCAAAAGCGGATTTTCTGAACTACCTCTATTATAGCTTATTCCAGCAGGCCGTTAAAGCTTGCAGGGAGCCAGATGACGAACGTCGTGCCTTGTCCGAGCTTGGTCATGACCTCCACCGAGCCGCCGTGCTCGTCGATGATCCACTTGGCGATGGACAGGCCAAGACCCGTGCCCTGGATCACGCCGCGGGAAGGGTCAGCGCGGTAGAAGCGCTCGAAAATATGCGGGACCTCGCTGCGGTCCATGCCGATTCCCGTATCGGCAATGCGGATGCCGATTTGGTCCCCGGAGCGCAAAGCGTCGATGGTGACGCTGCCCTTTTCGGTATATTTGAAGGCATTTTCAATGAAAATAAACAGCATCTGCTGCAAATAATCTTTGCTTCCCGCCACAACGGCGCCAGCCAGCGCATCCAGATTGCCGGTAATCCATTCGGCCTTGCGCGGCAGAAATTGGGCGCGGCGAACGACCTCCTCCACTACCGGCTGCAGCATGAGCGGTTCCTTGGCCACCGTTTGCCCGGCGTCGGCGCGCGCCAGCGACAGCATATCGTTGACCAGCCGGCTCATCCGTTCCGATTCGGCGGAAATGTCGCTGACCGCCTCCACGGAATAGGAACGTATCCTTTCTTCTTCGGCGGGATCGTGTTTTTCCGCTTCCTGGCTCCACATCTTTTTCAGCAAGTCGACATTGCCGCGAATCGTGGTCAGCGGAGTCCGCAGCTCATGGGAGGCGTCGGAAACGAAGCGCCGCTGCGCCGAATAAGCTTCCTCCAGTTCCTTATAAAATCCCTCGGTACGTTCAAGCATGCGGTTTACGGTGCCGATCAGGCGGCCGATTTCGTCGTTCGGTCCGTCGTAGTCGATCCGTACGCTCAAATCGTTCCCCGTCTGAATCCCGTTTGCGGCTTCGATCACCTTCCCGATCGGCGCCATCGACTTGCGGGCCAGGAACAGTCCTAGCGAACTGGCGATCACAATCGTAAACAGCGAGCCGAATAAGATGACGGTCCGCATCTGCTTCATCAGCCGGTCTTCAGCGTTCGTATCCGCAGCCAGCTGAAGCAGCCCAACGATGGTATGATCGTTAAGCCCAAGCGCTCTTTCGTACAGCATATAGGAGTTTCCGTTTATGGTAATCGGTTGAAATTTACCGTTTTGGATATCTTTCATCTCGGGGATGGGAAAAGAAATCTTTCGTTCTCTCAAGCCGGGAGAGGTGCGGTATGTTCCAATGACATAATTGTTAAGCTGCCAAAATATCCGGGCATCCTCCAGCCGGATGATTTGATCGGGGTCGAGCTGCATATCCCATCCCTGCGTGACCGTAATGTTTTGTGTTTTAAGTATCTGGTCCGCCTGCTCGATGACCCTATTTTTTACTTCCTGATACGTATTATAATAAACCAGCCCGTATATCGAAGCGCTAAACAAAATAAGCGTCACGGCCAATATGCCGGTATACCATGCGGTCAGCCGCAGCCGGATCGACATATTAAGCGTCTCCTCTCAAAATGTAGCCGGCGCCGCGGATCGTTTGGATAAGCCGCTTGCCGCCATGTTCCTCCGTTTTTTGGCGCAGCATGGCGATATATACCTCCAGCACATTGGATTCCCCGCTGTAATCGTATCCCCAGATTTTATCCATAATTAAGTCCCGGGTCAGCAGCCGTTTCGGATTTTGCATGAACAGGTGAAGCAGTTCGAACTCTTTGGCCGTTAACTCCAACCGATTCCCAGCCCGCACCACTTCGCGGGAATCTAGATCCATGACGATATCCTCAAAAATCAGCCGCTGACCGCCAGCCTCCCCGGCGCTTTCCTTGCGCCTAAGCAGCGCCCGCACCCGGGCCAGCAGCTCCTCCAGAGCAAACGGCTTGACCAGGTAATCGTCCGCGCCGATATCGAGCCCCTTCACCCGATTCTCGACCTCATCCTTGGCGGTCAGCATCAGCACGGGGACCGTACTGCCTCCTTCGCGCAGCCTGCGGCATACTTCAAAGCCGTCGACCTTCGGCATCATCACGTCCAGAATGATCAGGTCGGGGTCGGCCGTCATGATCATGGACAGCCCTTCCGCCCCGTTATGCGCCGTATATACGTCATATCCCTCAAACGCCAGGCCGCGCCGCAGCATGGACGTGATTTTTTCGTCATCATCAATAACCAATATTCCCGATCGCACTTATGATCTCTCCTTATCTATACAACTCGCCTTACCTTATTGTACCAAAAGAGACGGCAGGCTTTAAACCTGCCGCCTCGCAAGCGCTTGGGCCATAAATGGCCGATCGATTACTCCACGTTCGGGTAATTGTTTTTGTCGCCGATCGTGACTTGAAGATCGACATTTTTTCCGTCGCGTACGACGTTCATGGTCACTTTGGCGCCAACCTTCTGCTTCTGGATAAATTCGATCAGTTTTTCCTTCGTGGCGAATTTAGTTCCATTTGCCCCGACGATGATATCATACGGGCGCAGGTCGGCCGTGTAAGCAGGAGATTTGAAAACGACATCGGTCACGATCGAGCCTTCCTTTACATCGGTGCCCATCTGTTTTGCAACTTCATCGGTCATTGTCATCAGCGTGGCTCCGATGAACGGTTCCGGTTTAGCCGGAATTTCCTCGTTGTTTTTCAATTTGTCCAGCACTTCTTTGATCGTGCTGCTCGGAATCGCAAAGCCGATACCTTGGGAATCGGTGCTGACGGCGACGTTAATGCCGATCACTTCCCCGTTCAGGTTGAGCAGCGGACCGCCGGAGTTCCCCGGGTTAATCGAGGCGTCGGTTTGCAGCAAATGCTCGTACTCCCGGTCCTTTTCGCCGTTTTCGCCAGGGATGGTGATGGGCCCGCGTTCCTTCGCGCTCAGAACCCCTGCCGTAACGGTATGGTCAAAGCCCTGCGGGTTGCCGATGGCCACCAGCCATTCGCCGACCTGCGTACTGTTGGAATCGCCCAGCGGAATCGACGGAAAATTGCTGGTTCCATCGATTTTCAGCACGGCCAAATCAAGGTCGTAGCTGGAGCCGAGCACTTTCGCTTCGTACGGTTTGTCCGTGCCCTGCACAGTGACTTGGACCACATCCGCACCGTGAATGACATGCTCGTTTGTCAGAATGTAGCCCGTTTTATCGAAAATAAACCCGGAACCAATTCCGGTCGGTACCAGTTGGCCCGCCCCGGAAGAAGAGCCGCCATTACTGCTGTTCCCCCTGCCCGAACCGAAGGAATCGCCGAAGAAGTAGCGGTAAAACGGATCATTGCTGTAAGGATTCGAATTGCTGCTTTGCTTGCTCGAATCCGTCAGCGTTTCAATTTTGACCACAGCCGGGCCAGCTTGATTAACAACGCTGGTTACGTCTCCCGAACTCGTGACCGGATACACTACGTTCGCCGCCTTGCCCGCTGAACCGTTGCCGCTTCCTTCCGTCGTTGTGCCGGACGCAGGGGCGGTCGTTGTCGCCGCCGCTTGGTTTGATGTAAACAGGTTTTCGCGATCGGCGAACACCATGGCTCCGGTTACGATCAGCATCCCGGCCAGAACGCCCGCGATCACGGAACGGAACGATTGTTTCTTCGGCGGCTTGCTGTACTGCCAGTTGCCCGCGCTTTTAAGGGTCGGCACGCCGCGGCCGCCGTCCCCGTTCGAACCGCCGGACGCCTGCGCCGAAGAGCGGTAGTCATACATCGGAAGCGGCTTCACCGGCTCCGGCCGGGTGATTTCCACTTCCTCCGGCTGACGGCGCTCATAGAAGCGGTCCTCTCCGGATCCTTCGTTGTTTTTTCCATAGGATTGAAATGGTCCGTAAGAGTAATAATATGAAG from Paenibacillus macerans includes:
- the aroF gene encoding 3-deoxy-7-phosphoheptulonate synthase; amino-acid sequence: MIVITSKQTPEERIQEIVAVIEKEGLQAHVSRGKDHTVIGLIGTIEPKLAEHLRQMKDVENVIKISKSYKLASRDFHPENTVIRIGDVTIGGGELVVMGGPCAVESPEQIDEIARLVKAAGGQVLRGGAFKPRTGPYSFQGIGVEGLVMMAEAGKKHGLLTITEVMTPEYVDVCAEYADILQVGTRNMQNFDLLRKLGTCNKPVLLKRGFSATYDEFLNAAEYILAGGNPNVMLCERGIRTFETYTRNTLDLSAIPVLQSLSHLPVISDPSHGTGRRELVEPMTKASVAAGADGLIIEMHTDPDNSMTGDGVQSLFPDQFAALLQDLEKLAPLVGKRFDTPKAALQL
- a CDS encoding S1C family serine protease; this translates as MDDQKNKPGQNFGDNPGDKPQESPESGSSYYYSYGPFQSYGKNNEGSGEDRFYERRQPEEVEITRPEPVKPLPMYDYRSSAQASGGSNGDGGRGVPTLKSAGNWQYSKPPKKQSFRSVIAGVLAGMLIVTGAMVFADRENLFTSNQAAATTTAPASGTTTEGSGNGSAGKAANVVYPVTSSGDVTSVVNQAGPAVVKIETLTDSSKQSSNSNPYSNDPFYRYFFGDSFGSGRGNSSNGGSSSGAGQLVPTGIGSGFIFDKTGYILTNEHVIHGADVVQVTVQGTDKPYEAKVLGSSYDLDLAVLKIDGTSNFPSIPLGDSNSTQVGEWLVAIGNPQGFDHTVTAGVLSAKERGPITIPGENGEKDREYEHLLQTDASINPGNSGGPLLNLNGEVIGINVAVSTDSQGIGFAIPSSTIKEVLDKLKNNEEIPAKPEPFIGATLMTMTDEVAKQMGTDVKEGSIVTDVVFKSPAYTADLRPYDIIVGANGTKFATKEKLIEFIQKQKVGAKVTMNVVRDGKNVDLQVTIGDKNNYPNVE
- a CDS encoding CAP domain-containing protein, with amino-acid sequence MKSNRMKRLVSGGITALVAAALIVPATASAASASDTTTYRTNTTYKTYTVNVDNSSDNSWTSYYTIPWYLFFGSQPVTGYPNSGSNAGKTQTGTPQGNTQSGNKQSGNTQSGTGQKGTTGNSGSSAQQGAGTTADKSQFATQVIKLVNQERAKQGLKALTGDSALNNMALAKAKDMSQNNYFSHTSPTYGSPFDMMTKFGIKYSYAGENIAMGQKTPQEVVNAWMNSEGHRANILNANYNLIGVGYYNGYWAQEFVGR
- a CDS encoding 4-hydroxy-3-methylbut-2-enyl diphosphate reductase, producing MEVIKISPRGYCYGVVDAMVLARQAAKNLDLPRPIYILGMIVHNSHVTQSFEDEGIITLDGPNRMEILEQVESGTVIFTAHGVSPEVRKLARDKGLTTVDATCPDVTKTHVLIEEKVADGYEVIYIGKKGHPEPEGAVGVAPEHVHLIEKEEEIEGLQVAADKIVITNQTTMSQWDIKHIMKKLLEKFPGAEVHNEICLATQVRQEAVAEQAGQADLVIVVGDPRSNNSNRLAQVSEEIAGVKAYRIADVTEIKREWLQGVRKVAVTAGASTPTPITKEVIHYLEQYDPENPATWDIVRTVNMKKLLPPVKAAARSREE
- a CDS encoding sensor histidine kinase — translated: MSIRLRLTAWYTGILAVTLILFSASIYGLVYYNTYQEVKNRVIEQADQILKTQNITVTQGWDMQLDPDQIIRLEDARIFWQLNNYVIGTYRTSPGLRERKISFPIPEMKDIQNGKFQPITINGNSYMLYERALGLNDHTIVGLLQLAADTNAEDRLMKQMRTVILFGSLFTIVIASSLGLFLARKSMAPIGKVIEAANGIQTGNDLSVRIDYDGPNDEIGRLIGTVNRMLERTEGFYKELEEAYSAQRRFVSDASHELRTPLTTIRGNVDLLKKMWSQEAEKHDPAEEERIRSYSVEAVSDISAESERMSRLVNDMLSLARADAGQTVAKEPLMLQPVVEEVVRRAQFLPRKAEWITGNLDALAGAVVAGSKDYLQQMLFIFIENAFKYTEKGSVTIDALRSGDQIGIRIADTGIGMDRSEVPHIFERFYRADPSRGVIQGTGLGLSIAKWIIDEHGGSVEVMTKLGQGTTFVIWLPASFNGLLE
- a CDS encoding response regulator transcription factor produces the protein MRSGILVIDDDEKITSMLRRGLAFEGYDVYTAHNGAEGLSMIMTADPDLIILDVMMPKVDGFEVCRRLREGGSTVPVLMLTAKDEVENRVKGLDIGADDYLVKPFALEELLARVRALLRRKESAGEAGGQRLIFEDIVMDLDSREVVRAGNRLELTAKEFELLHLFMQNPKRLLTRDLIMDKIWGYDYSGESNVLEVYIAMLRQKTEEHGGKRLIQTIRGAGYILRGDA